TGCCAGTGTATTTACTTTACCTGCACCCAGTGCCAGCTCAGCTACATTGAAAGTACCGGTAGCACCGTAGATCAGGGCAATACCCATCAGGAGGATACCTGTAGAGAAAGAACCCATCAGGAAGTACTTCAGGGAAGCTTCACTGCTTTTAGGTGTTTTCTTATCAGCGCCTGCCAGTATATACTGAGGAATAGAGATGATCTCTATTGCCAGGAAAAGCATTAATAAAGTGCTGAAAGTAGATGCCAGTGATATACCGGCAAGAATAAAGAAGATCAGCGCAAAGTAGTCGGAAACGTGTTCTCCTACTTTTTCAAAAGCACTGCCTGATAACAGAAAGAAGATCAGTGTAGCGCCCAATGCGATCGCATTGAACAGAATACTGAAGTGGCTGACAGTGATCATGCCGTAGTAGGTACGCTCGCCTGCTCCTAAGGTAGATAATTCCGCCAGGTTGGCTGCAAATGCGACGAGCAGTACAACAATGGCTACAATTTTAATGCGCTGCTTATTACCGATCAATAAACCCGCAAACATCATTACAACGCCCGATAAAGCAGTAGATATTAATGCATTCATATTCCTGTGTTACGAAAGATCAACTTTTAATAAACCTTATTAACCAATTCAGTAGTGCTGCTTACCAGCTCCAGCATAGGCTTCGGATAGAAACCCAGTACCAGGATGATACCTGTAATAGCGATCAGCACCACCAGCTCGTTTGCCTTCAGATCAGTAGTGGTTTCGGTCAGGGCATTGCTCTGTCCGAAGATCACCTTCTGCACCATATTCAGGGTGTATACTGCCGCCAGGATGATACCTAATCCGGCTACTGCCATGAACCATACGTTATACTGGAACAGACCACTGAACATCAGGAACTCCCCGATGAAACCATTGGTAAGTGGTAATCCGATATTAGCAAGGCTGATCACCACGAGGAAGATCGCGATACCAGGCGCATACTGCGCGATACCGCCCATCTCGTTCAGGTTCTTTATTTTCAGACGGTTCTGGATGATCTCGACAATGATCCACAGACCAATGATATTGACACCGTGGTTGAACATCTGTACCATCATCCCCTGTAAGCCCTGCTCATTATTAGTGAAGATAGCAGCACTCATCAGGCCGATGTGGGCGATAGAAGAGTAAGCGATCAGGCGTTTGATATCTGATTGTACGATAGCGATGCAGGATGCATAGATAATACCGATAATAGACAGTACGATCGCTACATCTGACCACATGTATGCACCTTTCGGCAATACAGGCAGTAACCAGCGCACCACACCAAACAGGCCCATCTTCACCATGATACCGGAAAGTACCATTGTAACAGGTGTTGGAGACTGCTCGTAAGCGTCCGGTTGCCAGGTATGGAAAGGGAACACCGGCATCTTGATAGCGAATGCTACGAAGAACAGCCAGAATAACCAGGACTGGTCTTCGGGAGAAACAGCACCGCTCACAAAGCTCGCGTAGCTGAAGGAATGCTCCGGCGTTTGCAGGTAGATGTAGATCAGACCTACCAGCATCAGCAGGGAACCTGCAAAGGTGTATACGAAGAACTTAAATGTAACCGGAATACGTTTTTCACCACCCCAGAGAGAGCAGAGGAAGTACACCGGAATCAGTGCCAGTTCCCAGAAAACGTAGAACAATAATGCGTCATACGCGGTAAACACACCTACCAGTCCCGCCTGAGACAAGAGCATCAGGCCGTAGAAACTGTTAGCGCGTTCATATTCTCTGTTATAAATAACAATAAAGATCAGCAGAAAGGAGATGGCTGTCAGCAGACAAAGCATCAGTCCCATCCCGTCCATTCCAAGCGTAAACTTCGCTCCCAGCTGAGGTATCCAGCTGGCATCCAGCTTCAGTGCAGCAGCACCAGGATCAGTACGGAACTGGAACAAAGCACCAACCGTTACTGCCAGCGAAGCCAGGGATGCTATCAAACCCAGCATTTTAGGGCCAGACCCCTTCAGACCAAACGTAACCAGGCCCGCAACTAAAGGAATCAATATGAGTAATACTGTCAACATAATTTATCTAAACTTGTCCTTTTTAAATGATGATGCAGGTAGCTTGTTATTTCAGCAGGAAGCCGATCACAAATAATACTACCATTCCTATTACCATGGCGAAGATGTAGAAACCTACCTGGCCGCTCTGCAGCAGTCTTACCTGCTGGCTGCCCCAGTGTATGCCACGACCCACACCGTTTACCAGACGGTCTATACCTGATTTCTCAATCGCTTCTTCAAAGAAACGGCTCAGCATCATCAGGGGCTTTACTATGATAGCATCGTATAACTCATCCACGTACCACTTGTTCTCCAGTATTTTGGCGATACCGGTACGTGGTTGTCCATTATCTTCATAATTGCGGTACCAGCTGCGTGCGAAGAAGATGGTGATGATCACCAGCACAGAGCTCAGTGCCATTAACAACCACTCGGTACTATGAGACAAATGTTCATGCTCATGTATGAATGGTGCAGAAGGCGCAAATACAGGAGACAGATATTCTTTCAGCAGACTGTGTGTACCAAATACTTCCGGCAGGCCGATATAACCGCCTACTACAGACAGGACAGCCAGTATGATCAGTGGGATGGTGATAGCCGCAGGACTTTCGTGCAGGTGATGTTCCTGTTCGTGTGTACCGCGGAATTTGCCACAGAAAGTGATATAATATAAACGGAACATGTAGAAAGCGGTCATCAGTGCTGTGAGGAGCGCGATACCATACATGATCTTGTTAGAGATAAATGTTTCCGCGAGGATCTCATCTTTAGAGAAGAAACCTGACAGACCAGGGATACCAGCGATAGCCAGACAGCCGATCAGGAAAGTGATGTGCGTAACCGGCATGTATTTTTTCAGTCCGCCCATCTTGTTGATATTCTGCTCTCCGCCCATTGCGTGGATCACGGAACCGGAACCAAGGAACAGTAATGCTTTGAAGAATGCGTGCGTCATTACGTGGAATACCGCTGTAGTGTAAGCACCTACGCCAAGGGCGAGGAACATGTACCCCAGCTGGCTCACGGTAGAGTAAGCGAGCACTTTCTTGATATCGTCCTGTTTCAGGGCAATGGTGGCCGCCAGTACAGCCGTAGCCAGACCGATCACCGCAACTACCGTCTGAATGGAGGGAGCAAGGGTATATAATATGTTGCTGCGTGCGATCATATAGATACCAGCAGTTACCATCGTAGCAGCGTGTATCAGGGCAGATACCGGAGTAGGACCCGCCATCGCATCAGGTAACCAGGTATATAAAGGCAGCTGTGCAGATTTACCGGCAGCACCTACAAACAGCAGGATAGCGATAACCGGGATCACTTTACTACCTTCTCCCAGGGCCGCAGCTTTTGTAAATACGTCAGGGAAGGATACACTGCCGAAGTGAACGATCATGGTGAAGATACCCAGCAGGAAGCCGAGGTCACCGATACGGTTCATGATGAATGCTTTCTTGGCAGCATTGTTATATGCAGTATTCTTGAACCAGAAGCCGATCAGGAGATAGGAACAAAGTCCTACACCTTCCCATCCGATGAACATCATCACATAGTTGGCGCCCAGTACAAGGATCAGCATGGAGAAAACGAAGAGGTTCAGGTAAGCGAAGTAACGCGCGAAACCTTCATTGCTCTCGTCATGCATGTACGAGGTGGAATAAATGTGGATCAGGGAACCGACACCGGTAATGATCAGCAAAAATAAAGCGCTCAGCTGGTCCACCTGGAATGCGAAAGGAATCTGCAGGCTGCCTGCGGAAATAAAATCAAACAACGGCACTACCTGCGCCTGAAATCCGGGGGCTTTCACCTCCAGGAAGATCAGTAAGCTTATAACAAAGGCAGCTACTACAGCCCCGCTTCCTACTATACCCGCCAGTGATTTGGATAGGTATCTTCTTCCCAATCCATTCACGAGGAATCCTAATAATGGTAAAAATGGTACCAGCCAAACTAGATGTATCATCTATTCAAATACTAATTACGATTTACAATTACGATTCAAGCTGTTGTTCTTAGTTCTTCAGCCTGTTCATGATATTAATGTCCACGGACTGTGAATTCCTGTATATCATCACGATAATGGCCAGACCTGCAGCTACTTCCGCTGCGGCAACCACCATGATAAAGAATACGAAGATCTGTGCGCCGCCGGCATCTACGCGACCCGCATCTGCCCACATTTTAGAGAAGGCTACGAGCAGCAGGTTCACCGCATTCAGCATCAGTTCTATGCACATGAAAATAATAATGGCATTTCTGCGCATCAGTACCCCCATCACACCAATACAAAAGAGTACTATGCTTAAGAAAATGTAATATTGAACAGGCATCTTTTAAGAATTACAAATTGATCAATGACGATTTACAGTTGTTGTGGTTTACGCTTCCTTCTTTCCGATCACAACGGCGCCTACCATTGCACTCAGGAACAGGATGCTGCTTACTTCAAAAGGAACTACGTATTGATTGAATAAAGTTTTACCAAGGTTGGAGATCAGTCCTATATCGGTTGATCCGGACTGTAGCGGTGTTACGTCCGCTTCGCGGAGAGCACCCAGTAATACCAGCAGGAGTGCACCACCACTGATCGCGCCGGCGTATTTCAGCCAGTTACGCTTCTGTGGTTCTATTTCTGCGTTCAGGTTCATCAACATGATCACAAAGAGGAACAATACCATGATAGCCCCTGCATATACGATAATATGTACCACTGCCAGGAACTGTGCATTGAGCATAATATAGTGCCCCGCGATGGTGAAAAAGGTGACGATCAGGCAAAGAACACTGGTAACGGGGTTCTTACTCAATATCACGCCAAGTGCGGATATAATAGAGATGATAGAAAGTACCCCGAAAACGATTTGTTGTAAACTCATTCCCATTGCTAAATGACTATTATGTTTTTTTGCTAAGACTGTCTTTTGTTAGGCTTTTTTCTTTTCACCCGGAGCTGGTATTAACAGGTCAGGTTTACCATAGATGAAACCTTCGCGTTTGTAGTTAGCAGGTGCGAATGTTTCTGTCAGATAGATAGCATCTTTCGGACAAGCCTCTTCACAAAAACCACAGAAAATGCAACGCAGCATGTTAATTTCATAACGGGCAGCATATTTCTCTTCACGGTACAGGTGCTCTTCACCAGGTTTTCTTTCCGCTGCTTCCATGGTAATTGCTTCCGCAGGACAAGCTACCGCACATAAGCCACATGCAGTGCAGTTCTCACGTCCTTCCGCATCCCTGTTCAGGACGTGCAGACCACGGAATACAGGGCTGAACGGGCGTTTCTGCTCCGGATAACGCACTGTTTCCTTCCTTTTCCAGATATGCTTGAAGGTGATCCACATCCCCTTGATAATATTCCACAGATAGATCTTCTCAATGAAAGTCATCGGACTGCGGTCTACTTGTTTTGCCCTACTTGTTAAAGCTTGCATATTATGCTATTATAAAAAGTCTTTAATTATTGTGCATTACTGCGATACAATACCATCGCTCCTGTTATCAACATATTAGCCAGTGCCAGCGGAATCATGATATTCCATCCGAGACGCATCAGCTGATCGTAACGGAACCTTGGAATGGTCCAGCGTACCCACATAAAGAAGAACAGGAAGAATATGATCTTGATAAACAGCGCAGCTGTACCCAGAATAGTGATAATGTTAGGGTCCCAACCGAGGCTGTCCATGTAAGGGAAGTGATAACCTCCGAAATACAGGCTGGCCATCAGTGCTGAGCTGATGAACATATTGATGTACTCAGCGAACAGGTAGAAACCCAGTTTCATGGAAGAGTACTCCAGGTGATAACCACCATTCAGCTCACTCTCTGCTTCTGCCAGGTCAAACGGTGTACGGTTACACTCAGCGAATGAACATACCAGGAAGATCAGGAAACCAAGTGGCTGATATAGAACGTTCCAGCCACCGTGACGCTGCTGGTCCACGATCTCTTTCAGACTCAGGGTGCCTGTCATCATCAGCAAAGCGATCAGTGACAGCCCCATTGCCAGCTCGTAGGAGATGATCTGGGAAGCTGCACGGATAGATGCCAGCAGGGAGTATTTATTATTAGAAGCCCATCCACCCAGCATGATACCATACACGCCTAAGCTCACCACACCGAAAATATACAGGATACCGATATTGATATCTGCAATCTGAAGCGAAACAGTGCGACCAGCAATGGTCAGTGTGTCACCCCAGGGAATTACGGCACTGGTCATACAGGCGACGATCATTGCGAGGGAAGGCCCTAAAATGAAGAGGAAACGGTTGGAATTGCCAGGGATGATCTCTTCTTTGAAGAACAGTTTACCACCATCCGCCAGCGGCTGGAGCAGGCCCATAAAACCAGCCCTGTTCGGGCCGAGCCTGTCCTGGATAATACCAGCTACTTTTCTTTCACCCCATGTAGAATACATAGCCACTACCAGTGATATAGCCAAAACGCCGGATATCAGCGCTATCTTTTCCAGGATAAAGAACCAGTCTATAGTCATCAAATACGAATTATCAATTACGAATTACGAATCATTTCTTATTAAAGTCGTCGGAATGTGCCGGACCGTTTATTTTGGACAGGTCTACCGTCGGTTTGTTTACCTCGCTGATATTGTGGATATCCAGCAGCAGTTTTGGCTGACGGCCATCCAGTACTTCCACCAGTGTATCTTTCGGCTTGTGAACGCCTACATAATGACCCTGGGAGATAACGCTCTGACGTTCTACTTTACGTGGTCCTTCGATCACCCAGTCTTTGACTTCTTTCTTATCGAAGCGGCAGGTATCACAGATCCACTCTTCTACTTCACCGTATTTGTCTTTGCGGGCAGTAACGCGGAACACCTCATCACCACGCATCCAGAGCGCTACTTTACCACAGCACTTAGGATCGCTACATTCACGGTGTGCATCAACAGGTTTCAGGAACCATACACGGTTTTTAAAGCGGAAGGTCTTATCGGTCAGCGCTCCCACCGGACATACATCGATCACGTTACCGATGAAGTTGTTGTCCAGGGACTGCTGAATATAAGTACCGATTTCCGCAGCTTCACCGCGACCCAGCACGCCATGTTCACGCTTTTCAGTCAGCTGATCGGCAGTGAATACACAACGGTAGCACAGGATGCAACGGGTCATGTGTAACTGTATCTTATCGCCGATATCGACTCTGTCGAAAGTACGGCGTTTGAATTCGTAACGGGTAGAATCTGCGCCATGTTCGTAGCTCAGGTCCTGCAGGTGACATTCACCAGCCTGGTCGCACACAGGGCAATCCAGCGGGTGGTTCAGCAGCAGGAATTCTACCACTCCCTTACGTGCTTCCAGCACTTCAGGCGAGGTGATGTTTGCCACTTCCATACCATCCATTACGGTAGTACGGCAGCTGGCTACCAGCTTCGGCATAGGACGTGGATCAGCGTCTGATCCTTTTGATACTTTCACCAGGCAGGTACGGCATTTACCACCGGAACCTTTCAGCTTGGAGTAGTAGCACATTGCAGGTGGCACGATATCTCCACCAATTTGACGGGCAGCATTCAGAATGGTAGTACCCGGCTCCACTTCCACGGAGATATTATCGATCTTAACCTTAAAGAGTTTCTTTTCTTCAGCCATTTTGCATCGCTTAAATTGATTCTTATACAGCAGCAGGAGCAGCTATTTCCAGTGGATCTGCGTAGTGAGCCAGTCCGTAATTGCG
The DNA window shown above is from Chitinophaga agri and carries:
- a CDS encoding NADH-quinone oxidoreductase subunit J family protein, which produces MSLQQIVFGVLSIISIISALGVILSKNPVTSVLCLIVTFFTIAGHYIMLNAQFLAVVHIIVYAGAIMVLFLFVIMLMNLNAEIEPQKRNWLKYAGAISGGALLLVLLGALREADVTPLQSGSTDIGLISNLGKTLFNQYVVPFEVSSILFLSAMVGAVVIGKKEA
- a CDS encoding complex I subunit 4 family protein, which produces MLTVLLILIPLVAGLVTFGLKGSGPKMLGLIASLASLAVTVGALFQFRTDPGAAALKLDASWIPQLGAKFTLGMDGMGLMLCLLTAISFLLIFIVIYNREYERANSFYGLMLLSQAGLVGVFTAYDALLFYVFWELALIPVYFLCSLWGGEKRIPVTFKFFVYTFAGSLLMLVGLIYIYLQTPEHSFSYASFVSGAVSPEDQSWLFWLFFVAFAIKMPVFPFHTWQPDAYEQSPTPVTMVLSGIMVKMGLFGVVRWLLPVLPKGAYMWSDVAIVLSIIGIIYASCIAIVQSDIKRLIAYSSIAHIGLMSAAIFTNNEQGLQGMMVQMFNHGVNIIGLWIIVEIIQNRLKIKNLNEMGGIAQYAPGIAIFLVVISLANIGLPLTNGFIGEFLMFSGLFQYNVWFMAVAGLGIILAAVYTLNMVQKVIFGQSNALTETTTDLKANELVVLIAITGIILVLGFYPKPMLELVSSTTELVNKVY
- the nuoH gene encoding NADH-quinone oxidoreductase subunit NuoH, with the translated sequence MTIDWFFILEKIALISGVLAISLVVAMYSTWGERKVAGIIQDRLGPNRAGFMGLLQPLADGGKLFFKEEIIPGNSNRFLFILGPSLAMIVACMTSAVIPWGDTLTIAGRTVSLQIADINIGILYIFGVVSLGVYGIMLGGWASNNKYSLLASIRAASQIISYELAMGLSLIALLMMTGTLSLKEIVDQQRHGGWNVLYQPLGFLIFLVCSFAECNRTPFDLAEAESELNGGYHLEYSSMKLGFYLFAEYINMFISSALMASLYFGGYHFPYMDSLGWDPNIITILGTAALFIKIIFFLFFFMWVRWTIPRFRYDQLMRLGWNIMIPLALANMLITGAMVLYRSNAQ
- the nuoK gene encoding NADH-quinone oxidoreductase subunit NuoK, giving the protein MPVQYYIFLSIVLFCIGVMGVLMRRNAIIIFMCIELMLNAVNLLLVAFSKMWADAGRVDAGGAQIFVFFIMVVAAAEVAAGLAIIVMIYRNSQSVDINIMNRLKN
- the nuoL gene encoding NADH-quinone oxidoreductase subunit L — protein: MIHLVWLVPFLPLLGFLVNGLGRRYLSKSLAGIVGSGAVVAAFVISLLIFLEVKAPGFQAQVVPLFDFISAGSLQIPFAFQVDQLSALFLLIITGVGSLIHIYSTSYMHDESNEGFARYFAYLNLFVFSMLILVLGANYVMMFIGWEGVGLCSYLLIGFWFKNTAYNNAAKKAFIMNRIGDLGFLLGIFTMIVHFGSVSFPDVFTKAAALGEGSKVIPVIAILLFVGAAGKSAQLPLYTWLPDAMAGPTPVSALIHAATMVTAGIYMIARSNILYTLAPSIQTVVAVIGLATAVLAATIALKQDDIKKVLAYSTVSQLGYMFLALGVGAYTTAVFHVMTHAFFKALLFLGSGSVIHAMGGEQNINKMGGLKKYMPVTHITFLIGCLAIAGIPGLSGFFSKDEILAETFISNKIMYGIALLTALMTAFYMFRLYYITFCGKFRGTHEQEHHLHESPAAITIPLIILAVLSVVGGYIGLPEVFGTHSLLKEYLSPVFAPSAPFIHEHEHLSHSTEWLLMALSSVLVIITIFFARSWYRNYEDNGQPRTGIAKILENKWYVDELYDAIIVKPLMMLSRFFEEAIEKSGIDRLVNGVGRGIHWGSQQVRLLQSGQVGFYIFAMVIGMVVLFVIGFLLK
- a CDS encoding 2Fe-2S iron-sulfur cluster-binding protein translates to MAEEKKLFKVKIDNISVEVEPGTTILNAARQIGGDIVPPAMCYYSKLKGSGGKCRTCLVKVSKGSDADPRPMPKLVASCRTTVMDGMEVANITSPEVLEARKGVVEFLLLNHPLDCPVCDQAGECHLQDLSYEHGADSTRYEFKRRTFDRVDIGDKIQLHMTRCILCYRCVFTADQLTEKREHGVLGRGEAAEIGTYIQQSLDNNFIGNVIDVCPVGALTDKTFRFKNRVWFLKPVDAHRECSDPKCCGKVALWMRGDEVFRVTARKDKYGEVEEWICDTCRFDKKEVKDWVIEGPRKVERQSVISQGHYVGVHKPKDTLVEVLDGRQPKLLLDIHNISEVNKPTVDLSKINGPAHSDDFNKK
- the nuoI gene encoding NADH-quinone oxidoreductase subunit NuoI — encoded protein: MQALTSRAKQVDRSPMTFIEKIYLWNIIKGMWITFKHIWKRKETVRYPEQKRPFSPVFRGLHVLNRDAEGRENCTACGLCAVACPAEAITMEAAERKPGEEHLYREEKYAARYEINMLRCIFCGFCEEACPKDAIYLTETFAPANYKREGFIYGKPDLLIPAPGEKKKA